Proteins encoded together in one Oryzias latipes chromosome 11, ASM223467v1 window:
- the LOC110015950 gene encoding uncharacterized protein LOC110015950 produces MFSIFLSRVTSSVRAGTGFNDKPDLHPSFQNTDWMASIPDETPISAVPIPGTHESLTFSKLKFAGNQVWTLEQQLRVGIRYFDIHAGMWLASENEISIRDDKWMIDQKINLQTVIEQIRSFLRSHKKEAVVLKLTLHGRQQDKVAALIKKLFGKFENVLWREKGIPTMEKVRGKIVLLDSGKLHFGIQNKDSKFFQSNKLVNVEGKIESMKLDFCDRNIVVTENPTTRPQDTKEAAKKINQHLSEFLQRHKISSSNQGCLGIISMDFPSPELIEKIIHLKPCDCGQKSGAGSKRPHDSSSQTEETKLPTDSGSPTTSSMVTLQPATEEQPKPQPQTSITPTTAQEPTTTTPQSNGQTMKKDENEKYPPSPPNVLPGKPKLLTETRLDNTDWMTSVPDETPLSTITVVGIRLLFGKKQVWTMKQKLKDGIRYFDINVGVWRATEKEYHIRSTKWMVEEVLLPISIFLRIHSHETVLLRLTIHGRTKTIVDDFTNTSTEKFKDIMWTKRSVPTMKEARGKIVFLKTKSFHFGAENHKSKILDLNMLTNFEKNIELQKSHICGDQLVVTESLASDQYSLEQITKFVQKYISGFSGFGCFGIISMDDPSPVLIEKIIHLKPCNCGQKLEIGSKKPHEFSSQTEETKVETNGGAPSETVLDNTDWMTSVPDETPLSTITVVGIRLLFGKKQVWTMKQKLKDGIRYFDINVGVWRATEKEYHIRSTKWMVEEVLLPISIFLNTHSHETVFLRLTIHGRTKTIVDDFTNTSTEKFKDIMWTKQSVPTMKEARGKIVFLKTKSFHFGAENHKSKILDLNMLTNFEKNIELQKSHICGGQLVVTESLASDQYSLEQLTKFVQKYISGYSDFGCLGIISMDDPSPELIEKIIHLKPCNCGQKLEIGSKRPHDSSSQTEETKLPTDSGSPTTFSMVTLQPATEEQPKPQPQTSITPTTAQEPTTTTTPQSNGQTMKKDENEKYPPSPPNVLPGKPKLQTETGLDNTDWMTSIPDETALSTITIVGVRLLFGKKQVWTMKQKLKDGIRYFDINVGVWRATEKEFHIRSTKWMVEEVLFPISIFLRTHSHETVLLRLTIHGRTKTIVDDFTNTSTEKFKDIMWTKRSVPTMKEARGKIVFLKTKSFHFGAENHKSIILDSNMLTNFEKNIELQKSEICGGQLVVTESLASDQESLEQITKFVQKYISGSSGFGCLGIISMDDLQSELINSIVHLRPCDCNQTGGQLHSNHSTNTAKIKPLSLPSLLDPHLIYLPMVSSMSHPIPEPQLVFRKCRRG; encoded by the coding sequence ATGTTCTCCATTTTCCTCTCCAGAGTCACCTCCAGTGTGAGGGCAGGAACTGGTTTTAACGATAAGCCGGACCTACATCCAAGCTTTCAGAACACGGACTGGATGGCATCAATACCGGATGAGACCCCTATCTCAGCTGTCCCCATCCCAGGAACACACGAAAGCTTGACATTTTCTAAGTTAAAGTTTGCTGGAAATCAAGTTTGGACTTTGGAGCAACAACTCAGAGTGGGTATAAGATATTTTGACATCCATGCTGGAATGTGGTTGGCTTCAGAAAATGAGATTAGCATCCGTGACGATAAATGGATGATTGATCAGAAGATCAATTTACAAACAGTCATAGAGCAGATACGTAGTTTTTTACGAAGCCACAAAAAGGAGGCTGTGGTTCTGAAGTTGACGTTGCATGGACGTCAACAAGACAAAGTTGcagctttgattaaaaaattatttggaAAGTTTGAAAACGTTTTGTGGAGGGAAAAAGGGATACCAACCATGGAAAAAGTGAGGGGCAAGATTGTGCTTTTAGACAGTGGTAAGTTACACTTCGGAATCCAAAACAAGGACTCAAAATTCTTTCAATCAAATAAGTTAGTAAATGTGGAAGGCAAAATTGAAAGCATGAAGCTCGACTTCTGTGATCGTAACATTGTGGTGACTGAAAACCCTACAACTCGTCCCCAAGATACAAAAGAAGCGGCTAAAAAGATTAACCAACACCTAAGTGAGTTTTtacaaagacacaaaataagCTCTTCCAACCAAGGCTGTTTGGGAATCATCAGCATGGACTTCCCCAGTCCTGAGCTTATTGAGAAAATCATTCACCTTAAACCATGTGACTGTGGACAAAAATCAGGGGCAGGATCAAAAAGGCCACATGACTCCAGTAGCCAGacagaagaaacaaaattaCCAACAGATAGTGGATCTCCTACAACATCCTCAATGGTTACACTACAACCAGCAACTGAGGAACAACCAAAGCCTCAACCACAAACTTCAATTACTCCAACAACTGCACAAGAACCAACAACCACAACACCACAATCAAATGgtcaaacaatgaaaaaagatgaaaatgaaaaatatcctCCATCTCCACCTAATGTTTTACCAGGGAAACCCAAATTACTAACAGAAACAAGACTTGACAATACAGACTGGATGACATCCGTACCTGATGAGACTCCCCTTTCAACCATCACCGTTGTTGGAATACGCCTactatttggaaaaaaacaagtttggacCATGAAACAGAAACTCAAAGACGGAATTCGTTATTTTGATATTAACGTTGGTGTGTGGCGAGCTACAGAAAAAGAGTATCACATCCGTTCTACCAAATGGATGGTGGAGGAAGTTCTTCTCCCCATATCTATTTTCCTAAGAATCCACAGTCATGAAACGGTTCTTTTGAGACTTACCATACATGGACGTACCAAAACCATAGTTGACGATTTTACAAACACGTCAACAGAAAAGTTCAAAGACATCATGTGGACAAAGCGGTCAGTCCCAACCATGAAGGAAGCAAGGGGTAAGATAGTTTTCTTGAAGACAAAAAGCTTCCACTTTGGAGCGGAAAACCACAAATCAAAAATTTTAGATTTGAACATGTTGACAAACTTTGAAAAGAACATTGAACTACAAAAGTCACACATTTGTGGTGATCAACTTGTAGTCACTGAGAGCCTTGCATCAGATCAGTACAGTCTGGAACAAATAACTaagtttgtgcagaaatatATCAGTGGTTTCTCTGGCTTTGGCTGTTTTGGAATCATCAGCATGGACGATCCCAGTCCTGTGCTTATTGAGAAAATAATTCACCTTAAACCATGTAACTGTGGACAAAAATTGGAAATAGGATCAAAAAAGCCACATGAGTTCAGTAGCCAGACGGAAGAAACAAAAGTAGAAACCAATGGTGGAGCTCCATCAGAAACAGTACTTGACAATACAGACTGGATGACATCTGTACCTGATGAGACTCCCCTTTCAACCATCACCGTTGTTGGAATACGCCTactatttggaaaaaaacaagtttggacCATGAAACAGAAACTCAAAGACGGAATTCGTTATTTTGATATTAACGTTGGTGTGTGGCGAGCTACAGAAAAAGAGTATCACATCCGTTCTACCAAATGGATGGTGGAGGAAGTTCTTCTCCCCATATCTATTTTCCTAAATACCCACAGTCATGAAACGGTTTTTTTGAGACTTACCATACATGGACGTACCAAAACCATAGTTGACGATTTTACAAACACGTCAACAGAAAAGTTCAAAGACATCATGTGGACAAAGCAGTCAGTCCCAACCATGAAGGAAGCAAGGGGTAAGATAGTTTTCTTGAAGACAAAAAGCTTCCACTTTGGAGCGGAAAACCACAAATCAAAAATTTTAGATTTGAACATGTTGACAAACTTTGAAAAGAACATTGAACTACAAAAGTCACACATTTGTGGTGGTCAACTTGTAGTCACTGAGAGCCTTGCATCAGATCAGTACAGTCTGGAACAATTAACCAAGTTTGTGCAAAAATATATCAGTGGCTACTCTGACTTTGGCTGTTTGGGAATCATCAGCATGGACGATCCCAGTCCTGAGCTCATTGAGAAAATAATTCACCTTAAACCATGTAACTGTGGACAAAAATTGGAAATAGGATCAAAAAGGCCACATGACTCCAGTAGCCAGacagaagaaacaaaattaCCAACAGATAGTGGATCTCCTACAACATTCTCAATGGTTACACTACAACCAGCAACTGAGGAACAACCAAAGCCTCAACCACAAACTTCAATTACTCCAACAACTGCACAAGAACCAACAACCACCACAACACCACAATCAAATGGTCAAACgatgaaaaaagatgaaaatgaaaaatatcctCCATCTCCACCTAATGTTTTACCAGGGAAACCCAAATTACAAACAGAAACAGGACTTGACAATACAGACTGGATGACATCCATACCAGATGAGACTGCCCTTTCAACCATCACCATTGTTGGAGTACGCCTactatttggaaaaaaacaagtttggacCATGAAACAGAAACTCAAAGACGGAATTCGTTATTTTGATATTAACGTTGGTGTGTGGCGAGCTACAGAAAAAGAGTTTCATATCCGTTCTACCAAATGGATGGTGGAGGAAGTTCTTTTCCCCATATCTATTTTCCTAAGAACCCACAGTCATGAAACGGTTCTTTTGAGACTTACCATACATGGACGTACCAAAACCATAGTTGACGATTTTACAAACACGTCAACAGAAAAGTTCAAAGACATCATGTGGACAAAGCGGTCAGTCCCAACCATGAAGGAAGCAAGGGGTAAGATAGTTTTCTTGAAGACAAAAAGCTTCCACTTTGGAGCGGAAAACCACAAATCAATAATTTTAGATTCAAACATGTTGACAAACTTTGAAAAGAACATTGAACTACAAAAGTCAGAAATTTGTGGTGGTCAACTTGTAGTCACTGAGAGCCTTGCATCAGATCAGGAAAGTCTGGAACAAATAACTaagtttgtgcagaaatatATCAGCGGTTCCTCTGGCTTTGGCTGTCTGGGAATCATCAGCATGGACGACCTTCAAAGTGAACTCATTAATAGCATTGTACATCTCAGACCATGTGACTGTAATCAGACAGGGGGACAATTACATTCAAACCACTCAACCAATACAGCAAAAATTAAACCACTATCTTTACCAAGTCTATTGGACCCACACCTCATTTATCTTCCGATGGTTTCTTCCATGAGCCATCCCATTCCAGAGCCCCAGTTGGTATTTCGTAAATGTCGTAGAGGGTAA